A region from the Corallococcus caeni genome encodes:
- a CDS encoding S1 family peptidase, with amino-acid sequence MFSFLLVAVLAQGPVAPPEPLAAPSASPAPPVLPAPDAGVADAVVPPLPVASLPPATHELFRRIQGRVAQVRIIERRSGTKSSIGSAFFVSAKGHALTNYHVVSDLVLHPEDYTAELDRGDATVPVRLLAVDVVSDLAVIQVDAPVSDYFKLEEHEPPQGTRLFAMGNPRDLGTTIVEGTYNGLVRDALYERVHFTGAINPGMSGGPTLSGEGGVVGVNVATMGNQVGFLVPVARARTLLDRALAQEAPPDSAALMTSVQEQLLANQQRITDRLMATDLPKQALGGYRVPGRWSPFLKCWGDTPHDPETPYTVTSYQCSSEEDIFLSSSHRTGVVAYLHQHVESQKLGAMRFSALYSTLFSQDPDAVEATREDVTNFRCKSEFVDVNGLTVRAALCLRAYRRFPGLYDLVLRAATLNAATHGVDTSLTLGGFSAENARKLARRYLEGLSWTK; translated from the coding sequence ATGTTCTCCTTCCTCCTTGTCGCCGTGCTCGCGCAGGGTCCCGTGGCACCTCCGGAGCCTCTGGCGGCGCCTTCGGCGTCCCCGGCCCCGCCGGTCCTCCCGGCGCCAGACGCTGGCGTCGCGGACGCGGTGGTGCCGCCCCTGCCGGTGGCCTCGCTGCCCCCGGCCACGCACGAGCTGTTCCGCCGCATCCAGGGGCGCGTCGCGCAGGTGCGCATCATCGAGCGCCGCTCCGGCACGAAGTCCTCCATCGGCTCCGCGTTCTTCGTGAGCGCGAAGGGCCACGCCCTCACGAACTACCACGTCGTCTCCGACCTGGTGCTCCACCCGGAGGACTACACCGCGGAGCTGGACCGGGGCGACGCGACGGTGCCGGTGCGCCTGCTCGCGGTGGACGTGGTCAGCGACCTGGCCGTCATCCAGGTGGACGCCCCCGTCAGCGACTACTTCAAGCTGGAGGAGCACGAACCGCCGCAGGGCACGCGCCTGTTCGCCATGGGCAACCCGCGCGACCTGGGCACCACCATCGTGGAGGGCACCTACAACGGCCTCGTGCGCGACGCCCTCTACGAGCGCGTGCACTTCACCGGCGCCATCAACCCCGGCATGAGCGGCGGGCCCACGCTCAGCGGCGAGGGCGGTGTCGTGGGCGTCAACGTGGCCACCATGGGCAACCAGGTGGGCTTCCTCGTGCCGGTGGCGCGTGCGCGGACGCTGCTGGACCGGGCGCTGGCGCAGGAGGCTCCCCCGGACTCCGCCGCGCTGATGACGTCCGTGCAGGAGCAGCTGCTGGCCAACCAGCAGCGCATCACCGACCGGCTGATGGCCACGGACCTGCCGAAGCAGGCGCTGGGCGGCTACCGCGTCCCGGGCCGCTGGAGCCCGTTCCTCAAGTGCTGGGGCGACACGCCGCATGATCCGGAGACGCCCTACACGGTGACGAGCTACCAGTGCTCCTCCGAGGAGGACATCTTCCTGTCCTCCAGCCACCGCACGGGCGTGGTGGCCTACCTGCACCAGCACGTGGAGAGCCAGAAGCTGGGCGCGATGCGCTTCTCCGCGCTCTACAGCACGCTCTTCTCCCAGGACCCGGACGCGGTGGAGGCCACGCGCGAGGACGTCACCAACTTCCGCTGCAAGTCGGAGTTCGTGGACGTGAACGGCCTCACGGTGCGCGCCGCGCTCTGCCTGCGCGCCTACCGCCGCTTCCCGGGCCTCTACGACCTGGTGCTGCGCGCGGCCACGCTGAACGCGGCCACGCACGGCGTGGACACCAGCCTCACGCTGGGCGGCTTCTCCGCGGAGAACGCTCGCAAGCTGGCGCGCCGCTACCTGGAGGGCCTGTCGTGGACGAAGTGA
- a CDS encoding FHA domain-containing protein: MDEVIFLEVLEGDAVQSRHRLDRLPVTVGRGYANDVILDDPKVSAQHLRLERREDGAVVLHDVGSVNGTFSVEPWVALKELVLTPDARVSVGDTVLRFRHRNFVVEDTVVNEAPAAPRERLLERPRAFAFSLQALVVTSFISERVTQFRKTDWGDLLMSAVVPLGLALLWAGGWSLASRIARKRFHFRVHATIGALVLLGFALSPPLFALVSFSFSLGTWLGVVRTLTLLGLMGWGLYWHLRYVTRWSGRRVVRGLVIASVGVLALTSVSELLGNEDFSEALEFPRSLLPPVLRVAPAHSMDSFFEDVKPLEKKVDALVKER, translated from the coding sequence GTGGACGAAGTGATCTTCCTGGAGGTGCTGGAAGGGGACGCCGTCCAGTCCCGCCACCGGCTGGACAGGCTGCCGGTGACGGTGGGGCGCGGCTACGCCAACGACGTCATCCTGGACGACCCGAAGGTCTCCGCGCAGCACCTGCGCCTGGAGCGGCGCGAGGACGGCGCGGTGGTGCTGCATGACGTGGGCAGCGTCAACGGCACCTTCAGCGTGGAGCCGTGGGTGGCGCTCAAGGAGCTGGTGCTCACCCCGGACGCGCGCGTGTCCGTGGGGGACACGGTGCTGCGCTTCCGTCACCGCAACTTCGTGGTGGAGGACACCGTCGTCAACGAAGCGCCCGCCGCGCCGCGCGAGCGCCTCCTGGAGCGCCCCCGCGCCTTCGCCTTCTCGCTGCAGGCGCTGGTCGTGACGTCCTTCATCTCCGAGCGGGTGACCCAGTTCCGCAAGACGGACTGGGGCGACCTGCTGATGTCCGCCGTGGTGCCCCTGGGGCTCGCGCTCCTGTGGGCCGGCGGCTGGTCGCTGGCGAGCCGCATCGCGCGCAAGCGCTTCCACTTCCGCGTGCACGCCACCATTGGCGCCCTGGTGCTGCTGGGCTTCGCGCTGTCACCGCCGCTGTTCGCGCTCGTGAGCTTCAGCTTCTCGCTGGGGACGTGGCTGGGCGTCGTGCGCACGCTGACCCTGCTGGGGCTGATGGGGTGGGGGCTCTACTGGCACCTGCGCTACGTCACGCGCTGGAGCGGGAGGCGCGTGGTGCGCGGGCTCGTCATCGCGTCGGTGGGCGTGCTGGCGCTCACGAGCGTGTCGGAGCTGCTGGGCAACGAGGACTTCAGCGAGGCGCTGGAGTTCCCCCGCTCGCTCCTGCCGCCGGTGCTGCGCGTGGCCCCGGCGCACTCCATGGACTCGTTCTTCGAGGACGTGAAGCCGCTGGAGAAGAAGGTGGACGCGCTCGTGAAGGAGCGCTGA